TCCGCGAGGATCGCGAAAATCGAGACGACAAGGATACTTGAGCCGAGCAGCGCTCGAGCGCGTAGCGTTTGAGCATCGCAGTTTTGCGTCGAGCGGCGCTTCACTTTTGGCGCCGCTCTCTTTGAAAAGGCTGACTTGATCGGGCTTTAGGGAAAGCCTGTTTATCGTCGGCCGATGGCGTAGCCATACTGCGTGGGCCAGGCCGAATTGCCACCCAGCTTCTCGTAGGCCTGATGCGCCCAGTAGGGCTCGCGCAAAAGCTCGCGACCAATCAGAATCAGGTCGGCGTCCCCTGCATCGAGAATCGCTTGCGCCTGTTCGGGGCTGGTGATCAAGCCGACCGCTGCTGTCTTGATCGAAGCCTCGCGGCGAATGCGACCTGCAAGAGGGACCTGATAGCCAGGTGCTACAGGAATTTTGACATGCGGCACAATTGCGCCGCTCGATACATCGATCATGTCGACACCCACTTCACCCAGAGATTTAGCGAGTTCGATCGATTGCTCGATGTCCCAGCCACCAGCGACCCAATCGGTCGCCGAAATGCGAGTCAGCAGTGGCATCTCGCGCGGGATCACTTCTCGCACCGCACTAGCGACCCGCACCAGCAAACGCATCCGATTCTCGAGGCTTCCTCCGTAGTCGTCGGTACGCATGTTCGACAGCGGTGAAAGAAACTCGTGCAACAAATAGCCGTGAGCGGCATGGATTTCGACGAACTCAAATCCAGCAGCCAGTGACCGTTTGGTCGCAGCGATAAATGCGTCGACCAAGCAGTTGATACCTGCTTCATCAAGCGCCGTCGGCACGGGGGAATCATCGCTGAAAGCTACAGCCGAAGGGGCTAGTGGCTGCCAACTGCGAGGATCAGGGGCGTGCAACGGTTTACCACCAAGCCATGCGAGATCGCAGCTTGCTTTCCGCCCTGCATGAGCCAGCTGAATTCCGGGGACCGATCCTTGGGACTTCACGAAGGTCGCGATCCGCGCCAGAGGCGCGACATGCTCGTCGGACCAAATGCCCATATCTCCCGGTGAGATACGCCCCTCGGCTGTCACCGCCGTCGCCTCGACCATCACCAGCCCGGTTCCTCCCGATGCCCGACTTCCAAGATGCACCAGGTGCCAATCGTTGGCGAGCCCATCGATGGCTGAGTACTGGCACATCGGGGACATTCCGATCCGATTCGGAATCGTTAATCCACGCATGGTCAAGGGAGAAAGAAGTGAGACGCTCGAAGGGGCTGCACTGGACATGGGACCTGCCTGCCGTCAGATGAAATTTGCAACATGAGAGGTTCCAGATCATACGCGGCTGATTCGCCGAGGCAACGCCCTGACCCTCGGGCCTAGTGTGTACTTACTTGAGCTGGCCCATCCGGAATTACAACTTCTTAAGAGAGACTCGGCGAGCGTTGCCCCTGACGATTCGTAGTCGATAATTGACCTACAGAGACGCACGAGAGAGCCCATATCATGACACCTCGCATGCCACAGAATCGTCCGGTAGCAACTTGGTTGCTTCTGACACTGCTGCTGATTCCAGCGGGGATGCTGGTGCATGCTCAGGGGGAACTCGACACTTTTGCGAGTCGATCGGGATGGCAAGTTTCCCATCCATCTCCAGCCATTCGTCCGGTTCAAATCAGCGAGTGGGCCTCAGTCGATGACGTGGTCGACAATCTTCATGATCGAGTCGTACTTCCAGCCGCCACGGTGGTGGAACGAAGTCTCCTCGATACTCGCAGCGCTGTTCTCTCCAGCGTGCCGCCAGGGAACTTCGATCGCGTGATCAGGTTTCTCCATCTGACGATCTAATCTTCTCGCGCGACACCGTTCCCAGACCGCTGGTAACGCTCTTTGCCGTACGCTCATCGCCCAACTGTAGCAGCCCGAGCCACTTGGCAGCTGATTCGGCTTCGTGGTTCCCTACGCGATGTTTGCGCAAACTCCCAACGATCACAGGCTGCGCACTGCTGATTTGGATTCCAAATTCTGTTGCTGTTTTCTCTCGATGATATGAAAGGTTGTTTTATGGTCACCAAATTTGCCCATCTGTTGTTGCTGGTAGCTCTCCTCTCGAGTAGTGCTACGAGCCTTGTGGCTCAAGAGGCAACTTCTGCTTCTTCGAACTCTCAAACCTCGAAGCATGGGGTCACTTACATCTCCACACGCAGTCATCACACACACCATCGCGCCCCTTGGGAATATCCCAAGACCGACGCTCGTCGCTTCGGCTCGCACTAGTACGAATCGCACGAACGAGTTGCATGCGTGACGCGGATAATCCGAGCGGTATGTGACGAAATAGCCGCTTTAAAAAATTAGACGCGCTCTCGTCCCTGGATCTTTTGCCCACTCACTGATGCCTCAAGCTCCTTCATCCAATCGAGGTGAAGGAGAGGTGAGAGACGAGCTTCCTGGGTCGATGACTTCCCGTGGGTAATCCACGGGGGAGATCAGAAAAGCTTCTTCTCTTCTAGCGTCTTGGGAATTGGCAAAGAGGTGCCGATCTTTTGATTGAGCCGCGTCAGAAAATGAGCGGCCAGAGCTGGTGATTCCACTTCTTCATTTTGGTGGACGAAGAAGTAGAGCTTCTGCAAACCGGCCTTTTTCCACTTGGCAATCCGCTCGACCCAGGCATACAGCCGCTCGCGATCCGACTCGGGATTGTTGGAGCCTACCCAGCGAACGAACGCCATCGGCGACGTCAGTCGCATATGCATCAGGTCGCGCCGGCCTGCGCTATCGACCAGCACATTCGTCACGCCGTGAGTTTCCAGCAGGTCATAAAGTTTGCTCGAAGTTTCCGCATCGCTGAACCACTTGGTGTGGCGAAGTTCGACCGCCAAGGGAACTTGATAGTTCCAGTCTTGAACAAACGCCTCCACACGATCGAAATCCTTGGGCGCGAAATTGTCGTGCATCTGCAGAAAGGTCATCTCCAGCTTGTCTTGCAAATGCGACATGCCAGCAACATTCTGCGCAACGATCTCCGACACATCCTTCAGGCGTTTGAGGTGCGAGATCGTTTGCTCAAGTTTGGGGAAGAACTTGAAATCTGCAGGGACCGTTTCGCTCCATTTTTCATAGGCTTCGGGAGAATAAAAGCGGTAGAACGTGGCATTCAACTCGATGGAGTTGAACTGCGACGAATAGTAAGCCAGTTCGTCCTTGGTTCCGCGTGGATAAAAATTCTTCAGGTCTTTCTTATTCCACTTGGCACACCCGACATAGACCACCAGCTCCTGGTTCTTCTGTGCACGAGATTTGAGCAGTTTCAAAGCGTCTGGATGATCTGGTGGGATGGTGAAATCAATCGATCCAGGATCGGCAACTTTTCCAAACTGCATGCTATCGACCTCGGTTGTCTAGGAAGCTGGCTACGATGACATTCTGACGGCACGCCCAAGCAGATCACACGCTTGGTGTCGGCCAGCAGGCGGTAGCAAGACGCTCGTCAAATACGCCTTTCGCCTCGTTTTCTGGGAGACGCCCCGGCTCGTGGCTCTTGGCATGTTGCACCATGCTTTGATGAGCCAGGTGGCGTAGACGGAAGTATACCACTCGCGATCGCATCGCTGTAGCTTTGCGGTCCGGTCCGCGAATGCCTGCCGATACCACGCAAGTCCTTTTGAACTCGCGGCTTCAGTAAAGTCAGGGCGGCAGAAGGGCGTTTGAACTTTTGGGGGGCTCATATCGAGCATGGTCGATGCTGTTCATAGCAGTGGCCCAATCACTTGCGAATTAAGGACCGAAATCAGTCGCCTTCATCCGACCTGGGGCCATTTGCAATAAGCGATGAACCGGCAAATCGAATTTCGCGGTGGTGCCAGCGGCTTGCTTGCCGTCCATGCCGAGCCCGTGGTGGGGATCAGTTTACTTCTTGGTCGGGAAAACGGTCTTCCAGTCGTCCTTCATGCTCACGACGATCCAGCCCCGCTTCGGCGATTCGTCCAGGCCTTTGTCGAGTCGCGCGAGTCCCGCTTTTCGGTCGTAAGCGTACTCCCGCTCGCCATCGGTGTGATGGACGATGAGTCCGAACCGCGCCCCTTTCCCGGTCGTGGTCCATTCGATCATTTCGAAATCGCCATCCGAGTTGCCGAAGGCCATGATCGGTCGCCGCCCGATAAACTTGTTGATGGCCACAGGCTTGCCAGCTTTGTCGTCGTTGAAATCAAGCTCTGGCAATCGCACCAGGACGGGTTTGCCGTCGCGCCATTCGTACTTCGTCTTGATGCTGCTGCCGATGACTTGCTCGGGCGGAATGCCGTAGGCCTTCTCCATCCAGGGACGCATGAATTCAATCCCGCCGCCGGAGACGACGTACGTCTTGAAGCCATTGGCCCGCAGATAGGCGAGCACTTCGAGCATCGGCTGGTAGACAAGTTCCGTGTACGGCCGCTGGAACTGCGGGTGCTTCGCGGTGGTGATCCAGTCCTTGACGAGGGTCTCGAATTCTTCCGTGGTCGTGCCTGCATGACTCGCCATCATCAGTTCGAGCAGTCCGCGCTCGCCGTTGGCGAAGATTGCTTTTATGTCGTCTTCGAGGGCACCTTTGAACGGCTGTTGCTCCTTCCACTCCGGGTGCATCGGGGCGAGAGCCTTGACTCGGTCGATGGCAAAATAGAGTTGGACGGGAAGCGGCATTTCGCACCAAAGCGTGCCGTCGTTGTCGAACGTGGCGATGCGCTCCGCGACCGGAACGAAGTCCGGCGAGCCTTCCTTCGTTACTTTCGTCACGAAGTCAATGATCGACTGTTTAGACGCAGTGTCATTCCACGATGGTAGCGGATCAGCGAGGGCTGAAGTCCACTGTGGTTTCTGGGGCGTGCCGCAGTCGCCAAGTTGGTCGACTGCGACAGTACGATTCTTGAAGGTGAATGACTTAAAACTGAACGACTTGAAACTCTGCCCTAGCACAAGCATGGGGCAGAGAAGGACAACGCCGCAGATCACGGAGGCGAGAAACGAAGAGCGGAGCGTTGTCATCGCGAACTATCTCAAGTCGGTATGTTGCGGGAAAAGGAGCGGCCGGGCGAGATGCCCGACCGCTGAAGTACACAGCGACCTACTTCGTGGGGGCTTCCTTCAGCTTCTCCATCACTTCCTCGAGATTGAAGCTCGCGGCCTTTTGACGCTGCGGGTACTCCTTGAAGGTCAGCAGGAACTTGCCGACGTAGTCCTGCGCCGGTACCAGCAAGAAGGCATGATCTATCAGCCAGTCGTAATAGGTGTTCGACGTGATGTCCGCCCGTTCGTAGGGATCGAGCCGAAGGTTGAAGATCTTCGGGACGCGGAGCGTGGTGAAGGGTTCCGACCAGACTCGTAAGGTTCCGGTCGCCCGCTGTTCCATGAACACCAACTTCCAATTGTCATAGCGCAAGCCGACCAATTGCTGATCGTCGTTGCAGTACAGAAACGACTCGCGCGGGCTCTTCTCCTCTTGGCCTGTGAGATGAGGCACGAGGTTGTATCCATCCGGATGAACCTTGTAGGTCATGTCGCCGATCTTGTAGCCCTTGAGCAGTTTGTCGGTGACTTGCTCGTCGCCAGCTATCGCCAGCAGTGTTGGCAGCCAGTCATGATGGCCGACGATTTGATTGGAGACAGAACCCGGCTTGATCTTGTTGGGCCAACGGACCGCACAGGGGACCCGATAGGCACCTTCCCAGTTCGAGTTCTTCTCGTTGCGAAACGGCGTCATGGCAGCATCCGGCCAGCTATTCATGTGCGGACCGTTGTCGGTGCTGTACATCACAAATGTGTTGTCCGCGATGCCGGCGTCGTCGATGGCCTTGAGCACCGTCCCGACATTCTTGTCATGGTCGATCATGGCATCGGCGTACTCGCTCATCCAGCGGCCCGATTGGCCCTTGCTCTCCGGCTTCACATGCGTGCGAAAGTGCATGTGAGTGAAATTTACCCAGATAAAGAACGGCTTATCCGCTTTCGACTGCCGCTGGATGTAATCCACAGCGCGACTGGCGACGTCGTCGTCGATTGTTTCCATCCGCTTTTTGGTCAGTGGACCGGTGTCCTTGATGATCTGCTTACCGACTTTGCCAAACCGCGCGTCCACAGTGGGATCGTCTCGGTCGCTGGCCTTGCAGTCCAGCACGCCGCGCGGACCATACTTCGCCCGGAAAGCGGGATCCTTCGGGTAGTCGGCGTGTTCAGGCTCTTCCTCGGCATTGAGGTGATAGAGGTTGCCGTAGAACTCGTCGAACCCATGCACGGTCGGCAGGAACTCGTTGCGATCGCCGAGATGGTTCTTGCCGAATTGGCCGGTGGCGTAGCCAAGTGGCTTCAGCAATTCGGCGATGGTTGGATCTTCTTTCCGCAGGCCCAAAGCTGCACCAGGCAATCCAACCTTGGTAAGTCCCGTGCGCAAACCATGCTGACCGGTGATAAACGAAGCGCGACCCGCCGTGCAGCTTTGCTCCGCATAGTAGTCGGTGAACATCATGCCTTCCCTGGCCAGACGGTCGATGTGGGGCGTCTTGTAACCCATCACCCCATGCGAATAGGCGCTGATGTTCGACTGACCGACGTCATCTCCCCAAATGATCACGATGTTGGGGCGTTTAATCTGAGCCTGCGCCGATGCAACGAGGCTTAAGGCCAGCCCGAGGGCCAAGATGAAGATTCTGAATTTCATAGCGAGCGGACTTCCTTACTGTTTTGAATACGACAACGATGAATTGCAATATTTGCCGGTTGCTGGAGTTGACATTGCCGACGGCACCAGGATGTCGCCCGAATTGACCGCAAACGAATCCGACAACCAACGGTCCGGACGTCTGCACCACCCAGCCGTAGAGGCTTCGGTTTCCCGATAAGGCAGGCGAGCTCGGATCAGCCTGCCTCTCCCTGGATTAGCAAATCATACGCCGAATATGCACGATTGCCGCAGAAACACCACGAATGACGTTGGGCAGTGAGACGACATGCGACATTTTCGCATAGCGGGCTGGGCGATTACGCTCGGTTTTTGCTCGGCCGCACTCGTTCGAAGCGACCGGGGGCAACACGTGTCCGATGCCTGTGTTGCACTTGGGTGTCTTTTCCTAGGTGTCGATTGCCGAGTGCATCGGAAATAGGTCTGATCTTGGGTCTGCACTTGGATGTAGTAATCGACGATACCCCACAAGGTAACGACCAGGGACTAACGCCTGGGTGCCATGGTAGAATTGCCCGCAGCCGACTTCTCCATTCGCCAAGGTGTCTTACTTTTGGCAGTCGGCGCCCTAGTTCTTCGGGCCAATACCGACAAGTTGTTGCTCAGACGCGGCTTAACCTCGTGTGGTTTGGCATAAGCCTTGCTGTGAAAAAACTGATAAAAACACCGATTCTGGTACGATTCAGCAACGCTAATTCCAATTGCGTGAATGTATGATTGCCGAATCCAAAAGCTGGTTGCTCTCTCCGATTACGAAAGAATAGTTTCCATGCAACGCATTCAAACGATGCTCTTCCTGAGCGTGTTGGCATTCGTGGGGAGCCTACTGGCTTTCGCTCAGCAACCGGCCAGCGAGCCGGAGCGTACTGTTCTACCGATTCCCGAGCCCAAGCACCCTCCGATTACCGAGATCGACGCCCGCAAGGCGAAAGCCCCGCCGCCATTCCAGGTCAAAGCCCCGAAGGGCGCTCCGAACGTGGTTATCGTGCTGATCGATGACATGGGCTTCGGTCAACCCAGCGCTTTCGGCGGACCGGTGAACATGCCGACGGCGGAGAAACTCGCGAAAAACGGGCTCAAGTACAACCGGTTCCATACCACAGCAGTTTGCTCGCCAACCCGAATGGCCCTGCTGACAGGGCGCAATCACCACTCTTGCAACATGGGATCGATCACGGAGACGGCAACCGCATTCCCCGGTCAGACGGGGGTTCGACCGCAAAACATCGCCCCTCTCGCCGAGATGCTGCGACTGAATGGCTACAGCACTGCCATGTTCGGCAAGTGCCACGAGACTCCGCCCTGGGAAATCAGCCCGTCCGGCCCGTTCGACCGCTGGCCTACTCGCAGCGGGTTCGACAAGTTCTACGGCTTCATGGGGGGCGAAACGAATCAATACTACCCGGGCATTTACGACGGCGTTGCCAGGGTGGAAGTGCCGCGCGACCCGAACTATCACTTCACGACTGACATGACCAACCAGGCCATCGCCTGGACGCAGTACCAGAAATCCCTCACACCGGACAAACCGTTTTTCGTCTACTACGCCCCGGGGGCCACGCACGCGCCGCATCAGGCCCCGAAGGAGTACATCGACAAGTACAAGGGCAAGTTCGATCAAGGCTGGGATAAACAACGCGAGATCACCCTCGCGAACCAGAAAAAACTTGGGGTGGTGCCAGTGGGTACCAAACTGGCCTCCAAGCCCGATGCGATCAAGGATTGGGACCAGCTGACGCCCGACCAGAAGAAGCTGTTCGCCCGGCAGATGGAAGTGTTTGCTGGTTTCGGCGAACATACCGACCATGAGGTCGGCCGCCTCGTCGCAGCGATTGAAGGGATGGGCGAGATGGACAACACCCTGTTCATCTACATCCTGGGCGACAACGGCGCAAGTGCCGAAGGGGGCATGGTCGGGTTGTTCAATGAAATGAACTACTTCAACCAAGTGCCTGAAAAGCTCGAAGACATTTTAAAGAGGATCGACGAACTGGGAGGGCGTAATTCGTATGGACATTACGCAGCCGGATGGGCCGTAGCTGGCGACACCCCATTTACCTGGACCAAGCAAGTGGCATCAAGCTTTGGTGGCACTCGCAATGGGATGATTGTTCATTGGCCGAAAGGGATTAAATCGAAGAATGAGGTGCGCAGCCAGTTCCACCATGTCATCGATATCGCCCCTACCGTGCTCGAAGCCTGCGGTTTGCCCGAACCACAAGAGGTTAATGGTTTCAAGCAGCGTCCCATCGAAGGGGTGAGCATGGCCTATTCGTTCGAAGACGCGCAGGCAAAGGAACGGCACACAACACAGTACTTCGAAATCTTCTGCAATCGGGCAATCTACCACGACGGGTGGGTGGCCGGGACCGTGCATAAGGCCCCCTGGGAGCCTAAGCCTCGCGTCGATTCCTTCGATGACGACCGATGGGAACTTTACAACGTGGCCGAGGACTTTAGCCAGTCAACGGACTTGGCGCAGAAGTACCCGGAGAAGTTGAAGGATCTCCAAGCTCTCTTCCTTAAAGAGGCGGAGGAGTTCCAAGTGCTACCACTGGACGATCGCCTGTTCGAGCGGTTCATCGCCTCGTTGGTGGGCCGTCCCGACCTTATGGAAGGTCGCACCTCGATGACCCTTCACGAGGGGATGACTGGCATGATGGATAACGTGTTCATCAACGTGAAAAACCGGTCGCACACAATCACCGCTGAGTTAGAAATTCCCCAGGGTGGGACCGAGGGGGTGATCATCTGCCAAGGGGGCCGGTTCGGTGGGTGGAGCCTCTACACCAAAAGCGGAAAGTTGAACTACACATACAATTGGGTTGGCCTAGAACAGTACCAAATCACCACGGACAAGCCGCTACCCACCGGCAAGGTGATGGTCAGGTTCGAGTTCGTTTACGATGGTGGTGGGCTCGGCAAAGGGGGGAAGGGGACTCTGTTCGTAAACGAAGAAAAAGTCGCCGAGAAACGGATCGAGCACACTGCGAGTGTCATTTTCTCACCCGACGAGACAGCGGACGTCGGTGTGGACGAGGCCACCAACGTGACCAACGACTATCAGGAGCGGGACAACAAGTTCACCGGCAAGATCGAAAAAGTGATTGTTCGTCTTCAGTAGTGAGGCAGTTCCGGTTCTGTTTAGTTGATTTCGCAGGGGCTTTGGATTGGGCCCGAGTGATTTTCGAAGTAGGCAAGCCGATGCTTAGCCTGTATCTAGATGTCCGACCAGGAATCGGGCGCCAATGTCTCGCAGCATGCGCCGCGGCCAAACCGCCAGGTTAACCCCAGGCCGATCCAATAGCTTTCGATGGACGAAGTAGTGAAATTGCCGAGTTGCTCCGTGTCGCGGAACATCCCGCCAGCCATCATATCCATGTCAATGCCGGGCAGCACATCGGTTACTCCAATACCAAAAGAGATGCGGTGTTGGCTGGTAATGGCTAGTAGGCCCTGTGTGTATCGTACGGCGGCCAAATCGCCGGGCTGTACGACGCCGCCGATATTGGCTCCCGGCGTATTGTCAATGGGATTCTCTGCCCAAGTGTAGCCGGTGCGAAATCGGTAGCGACCGTGCGTGAACTGTGCTCCGAGTTGCACAATCAATTGGTTGTCGTAGACAGCCTGATACATGTCGGCTTGATCCCACAGCTTGTAAACAACATCCACCCCGAGCAGCAGACGTCCATCTATCATCGAGTTATTGGCCACACCAATCCCAATGTTCTGCGGAAGATCCATTTCCACGTCCGCGGAAGTTTGCCCCACGCCCGGATTTAGCAAAAAGGCGTTGTCGAATTCATAGGACTGAGCCGTCTGGTAATAGCCACCGATTGTCGTGCTATCCGTGAGCAAATAATTCATTCCAAGAGTCCCTCGCAAAGCGTAGTCGGAGGTCATTCCGCCAACGCCGACGAATGGGCCGTCAAAAAATGCAATCCCCAGCGACAGACTCGCCCCAATCGCGAGTCGATCCGATAGGTCGACGCCTAGCGCGACGGGCATATTGAAAATCGTCTGACCCGTGTTGGTGCCGTGGCTTTCTGGAACATGGCGGAAGTCGGCAAAACCGCCAGCCGTCGTGATGAAGCCAATGCCGAACGTGGCAGGCAGCCCCAGTTCACTTATGTCCTGAGTCAGGCCAATGTTTCCCAGAGGAGTTCCTGGGGCGGTTGACTTAGCGGAAAATGGCTCGATTAACGGCGTACCGATGCTTGGAATATTGCTGGTCTGCGTCAGGTTGAACGTGGGTTCGGCCCAGCCGCCACCAAAGATGAACTGAGTCCCGTGGAACTGCGTCAGTGCAGCAGGATTTGCATTAAGAGCACTGGTCAAGTCTTGCGGTCTCGCGATACTGACGCCACCCATGCCACCCGAGGCTGGCATTAAAGTGTTATGCAGTTCCACGCCAAACGACTGACCATAGGCGGCTGTGCCCCCGCCAAATATGCACATCGCACATGTAAAGAACCAAAGCCCGAAACGTCTCATGGTCATGGACCTTGTTGCATTGCGTTGCCGAACCGCTTGGGGCTTGTCGCATAAGCCCAAGGTTCGGAGTCAACAGCGATCGGCTAAGAGGTTCCTGGCTGTGTGGATCTGAAGACCCACACAGCTGGTCCCACTGAATTGCGTGTGCCATGAGCTTAAATCGGCATAAATCTATTTTTCCTCTTGTAGCGATTGTGCAGGCCGCAAAGTCTATCCAGGCTTCCAGGCTTACCGCTGGTCCATGCACGATGGATTGCAACCAGTGGGGGCGTCGCGAGCCTTCTAAGACAGGGGCACGCGAGTATCGGTACTACTGATGCGCTCGCTACAACTCCGCAGGACATCCTCGCGTTCGTCTGGTGGAATCGAAACTAGATCGGCAAATGCTCGATCTGTTTCAGACGATGCGAATTGAAGATGAGGGAGTTCGCCGCTGGGTGGTCGAAGTGCTTCGTGCCAAGTCCACAACTGCGGAGCAAGATGCGACGGCTGAGCGCGATGAGCTGCAGCGAGAACTCGACGCTGTTCGGAAGCAGAAAGATCGTCTGCTAAGCCTGCGTCTCCTCGATGAGATTGAGTCGGAGACTTTTGCAGCGAAGCAGTCGAAGAAAACGAAGCTGCAAACGCGACTCGAAGGAACTGCTCGTCAGCAGTCGGAAAGAGGCGATTGGGCGGTGAAAGTGTTTGAACTTTCGCAAGCTCTTGGGGCTAAATGGCTTGCGGCCGATATCGCAGAAAAGCGACTGCTTCTAGAAATCGTCTGTTTGAACTTGAAGCTCGTCGACGTAACTCTAGTCCCAGAAATGAGAAAGCCCTTCGACATGCTCGCCGAAGGGCTTCTTATCTCATCAAGTCGGGGTGACTGGATTTGAACCAGCAACCTTCTGCACCCCATGCAGACGCGCTATCCAGGTTACGCTACACCCCGATGGTGTTTCTTGAGGAATGAAAGGGGAGGGTGCTTGTGGAGGCTTAGCCTGTCACAAACATCGCTGGGAAGCGTCTG
This window of the Pirellula staleyi DSM 6068 genome carries:
- a CDS encoding arylsulfatase: MQRIQTMLFLSVLAFVGSLLAFAQQPASEPERTVLPIPEPKHPPITEIDARKAKAPPPFQVKAPKGAPNVVIVLIDDMGFGQPSAFGGPVNMPTAEKLAKNGLKYNRFHTTAVCSPTRMALLTGRNHHSCNMGSITETATAFPGQTGVRPQNIAPLAEMLRLNGYSTAMFGKCHETPPWEISPSGPFDRWPTRSGFDKFYGFMGGETNQYYPGIYDGVARVEVPRDPNYHFTTDMTNQAIAWTQYQKSLTPDKPFFVYYAPGATHAPHQAPKEYIDKYKGKFDQGWDKQREITLANQKKLGVVPVGTKLASKPDAIKDWDQLTPDQKKLFARQMEVFAGFGEHTDHEVGRLVAAIEGMGEMDNTLFIYILGDNGASAEGGMVGLFNEMNYFNQVPEKLEDILKRIDELGGRNSYGHYAAGWAVAGDTPFTWTKQVASSFGGTRNGMIVHWPKGIKSKNEVRSQFHHVIDIAPTVLEACGLPEPQEVNGFKQRPIEGVSMAYSFEDAQAKERHTTQYFEIFCNRAIYHDGWVAGTVHKAPWEPKPRVDSFDDDRWELYNVAEDFSQSTDLAQKYPEKLKDLQALFLKEAEEFQVLPLDDRLFERFIASLVGRPDLMEGRTSMTLHEGMTGMMDNVFINVKNRSHTITAELEIPQGGTEGVIICQGGRFGGWSLYTKSGKLNYTYNWVGLEQYQITTDKPLPTGKVMVRFEFVYDGGGLGKGGKGTLFVNEEKVAEKRIEHTASVIFSPDETADVGVDEATNVTNDYQERDNKFTGKIEKVIVRLQ
- a CDS encoding NADH:flavin oxidoreductase/NADH oxidase, translated to MSSAAPSSVSLLSPLTMRGLTIPNRIGMSPMCQYSAIDGLANDWHLVHLGSRASGGTGLVMVEATAVTAEGRISPGDMGIWSDEHVAPLARIATFVKSQGSVPGIQLAHAGRKASCDLAWLGGKPLHAPDPRSWQPLAPSAVAFSDDSPVPTALDEAGINCLVDAFIAATKRSLAAGFEFVEIHAAHGYLLHEFLSPLSNMRTDDYGGSLENRMRLLVRVASAVREVIPREMPLLTRISATDWVAGGWDIEQSIELAKSLGEVGVDMIDVSSGAIVPHVKIPVAPGYQVPLAGRIRREASIKTAAVGLITSPEQAQAILDAGDADLILIGRELLREPYWAHQAYEKLGGNSAWPTQYGYAIGRR
- a CDS encoding HAD family hydrolase, encoding MTTLRSSFLASVICGVVLLCPMLVLGQSFKSFSFKSFTFKNRTVAVDQLGDCGTPQKPQWTSALADPLPSWNDTASKQSIIDFVTKVTKEGSPDFVPVAERIATFDNDGTLWCEMPLPVQLYFAIDRVKALAPMHPEWKEQQPFKGALEDDIKAIFANGERGLLELMMASHAGTTTEEFETLVKDWITTAKHPQFQRPYTELVYQPMLEVLAYLRANGFKTYVVSGGGIEFMRPWMEKAYGIPPEQVIGSSIKTKYEWRDGKPVLVRLPELDFNDDKAGKPVAINKFIGRRPIMAFGNSDGDFEMIEWTTTGKGARFGLIVHHTDGEREYAYDRKAGLARLDKGLDESPKRGWIVVSMKDDWKTVFPTKK
- a CDS encoding DUF72 domain-containing protein yields the protein MQFGKVADPGSIDFTIPPDHPDALKLLKSRAQKNQELVVYVGCAKWNKKDLKNFYPRGTKDELAYYSSQFNSIELNATFYRFYSPEAYEKWSETVPADFKFFPKLEQTISHLKRLKDVSEIVAQNVAGMSHLQDKLEMTFLQMHDNFAPKDFDRVEAFVQDWNYQVPLAVELRHTKWFSDAETSSKLYDLLETHGVTNVLVDSAGRRDLMHMRLTSPMAFVRWVGSNNPESDRERLYAWVERIAKWKKAGLQKLYFFVHQNEEVESPALAAHFLTRLNQKIGTSLPIPKTLEEKKLF
- a CDS encoding arylsulfatase, encoding MKFRIFILALGLALSLVASAQAQIKRPNIVIIWGDDVGQSNISAYSHGVMGYKTPHIDRLAREGMMFTDYYAEQSCTAGRASFITGQHGLRTGLTKVGLPGAALGLRKEDPTIAELLKPLGYATGQFGKNHLGDRNEFLPTVHGFDEFYGNLYHLNAEEEPEHADYPKDPAFRAKYGPRGVLDCKASDRDDPTVDARFGKVGKQIIKDTGPLTKKRMETIDDDVASRAVDYIQRQSKADKPFFIWVNFTHMHFRTHVKPESKGQSGRWMSEYADAMIDHDKNVGTVLKAIDDAGIADNTFVMYSTDNGPHMNSWPDAAMTPFRNEKNSNWEGAYRVPCAVRWPNKIKPGSVSNQIVGHHDWLPTLLAIAGDEQVTDKLLKGYKIGDMTYKVHPDGYNLVPHLTGQEEKSPRESFLYCNDDQQLVGLRYDNWKLVFMEQRATGTLRVWSEPFTTLRVPKIFNLRLDPYERADITSNTYYDWLIDHAFLLVPAQDYVGKFLLTFKEYPQRQKAASFNLEEVMEKLKEAPTK